The following coding sequences are from one Ornithodoros turicata isolate Travis chromosome 1, ASM3712646v1, whole genome shotgun sequence window:
- the LOC135379090 gene encoding NGFI-A-binding protein 1-like produces MTSIPQKKSERELHELLEHVDLLEYYDKFIEIGADNVQQLCDLTDEAFGEVADLVEMTRKPLHVKRFRKALEQWKGHTGTCGSGTSTRETATAACTEQAK; encoded by the exons ATGACGTCCATTCCTCAAAAGAAATCAGAGCGGGAGCTGCATGAACTCCTTGAACACGTGGACCTTCTCGAGTACTACGACAAATTCATTGAGATAG GCGCAGACAATGTGCAGCAGCTTTGTGACTTGACGGATGAAGCGTTTGGAGAAGTCGCTGATCTGGTAGAGATGACCAGGAAGCCCCTTCACGTGAAGAGGTTCAGGAAAGCACTGGAGCAGTGGAAGGGACACACAG GCACATGTGGTTCAGGAACATCCACGAGAGAGACGGCTACGGCAGCATGTACAGAGCAGGCTAAATGA